ATCACGACATACAAACGCACCAGCTCGGCCGGATTGATGAGCGTTAGCATAACCAGCAGCGGTTTCACCCACAGATAAGGCATCAGTCCCAGCACAGAGAGCAATAAGGTCGGCCACCCAATGACAGCGAAAAACCATACGGTCACCGAGATCGTTAACGCCTGCCACCGATTGCGCGACAACGAACCGATAAATAGCGCCAACGTCAGGAATAACAACACCAGTCCACACGAGAATGCCAGAAAGAGAAGATATGTCATGGCATCCAGTGGATTCCCGATTACTCCGCTAATGACCCCCATCAGGCCGTATCCAAACGCAACAATGGTAATTAAAACAATCGACAGCCCAAGATACTTGCCCACAATAAAAGACATCGTGCCGATGGGATACGTGGACAGCAGCTGCCAGCTACCGTCTTCCTTTTCGGATGTTAGTGAGAAGGAACCGAGGAATAGCGTCATTAATGGTAAGAGGTAAAGAATGAGATTCAACATCGAACCTGTGGTGCCCGAATATCCTTCAACCAGATTCTGTGAATTCAAGAGTAACAAGCTTAAGCTAAAGGTACAAAAAAGGATCAGAAACGAATACGCCCAAGGATTGCGAAATCCCATCTTCACTTCTCGTCTTGCAATCTGTATCATATCTGACATCATTGATCACCATTTTCTATTGTCATTCCTAGTGGCCTGACTCTTCTTTCTTCTCACCTTCCTGGTGCATCTCATTACTGTCTCCTTCATCATCATGTCCGTGCTCACCATGCCCATGTTCACCCATCATGTCCATATTCTCTGTGTTCTGCTTCCAGTCATGAGAAGCAAGATCCTCAGCGGTCATAATGGTTCCCACACCTTGCTCTGCAATGAAAGCTTCAGCCGAGGGCTTGTCCTTAAAGTTAAGAATTCCATAGGCCATAGGCGTACGTAATGAAGCGTCGTATACATACGTGGCTTTGCTGTATTCAATCCATTCCTTGTCATTATAATCACGTACATAGTCCATACCGATGTTATCTGTGCCATTTTCTGTTTTCCACTGGTTCATGCAGCCGATATCATCGAACTTGTAATTTTGGCCGTCTTTCGTAGTGAGCTGTGTTGCATATGCGTCGTCCTTCACCTGCATTTTACAGATCGCACAGATGTCCACGTCTTCATTGATCGGCAATGCCGCGTATTTTGTTCCGCAAGCGGTTAACAATACCATGCCAAACATAAGTACCATGACCAATGTCCATCTTCTGTTCAAGCCTTTGTTCATCTTCGTAATACCCCCATATAGATGATTATAAAAGTTGCCATACCCAACAGAACTAACCCGAACATCCACACCATCTTGGAACCTGTAGCACTTTCCACTGACATGTGCAGATCAGATTCCGTATCCATGCTCATTCGTGGCGATTTGTCGGTAGTCCATTGTTCTCTGCCTTCTGTAAACAATTCACTCAGAAAGACCATACCCGGTGATTGGAAAAAGAGCTGATACGCAGAATTTCGACTGACCAGTTGCTCATAAAAAGGATTGATGGCATAGGAAATTTCACTGATTCCATCCTGATTCAGATCAAGCCCCTGAAAGGAGTCCCAATAATTCTCCATCAGGACATTATTCGGACTATCCAGCGCGGAAGCCTCAATGACATTAGACACCAATCGGTTACGTGTAAACTCATTAGCTTCTGCCAGAACCAGCTGGATGCCAACAAAATTCCGAAGCACCGCATTGCCACGGATCTCATTGCCCGATGACTCTGCAATATTCATGCCGACACGATTGCCTTCCACTACATTGTTGTGAACAGAGGATTGATGTACGTCATACAACAGAATCCCTTGGGAATGAACATTGGTACTTTGTTTGCGAAAAGAATTGCCCGATATGACCGTATTCTTGACGCCCATGATCATGGCACCTGTCATGTTCTCCTCTCCGGTATTGTCCATGACAGTAGAGCCGTCAATGTACATACAGTGGATGCCATACCTTGTATGTAACAACCTGTTATTTTGAACGATAGACTTGCGACTGTTCTCCAGATAGATTCCATCCCTCATGCTGGTGATCTCATTGGCTTCAATGTAGCTATCATGGGAGTTGTACAGATCAATGCCATTGCCCTTCTGGCCACTGGAAGCAGAATCAGCCCCAATCCAAGTAATGTTGTTCCGCTGAATCGTTGCATGACTCGAATTCCGGATGATCATCCCATACCCCTGGGTCTGAATATGCAGATCCGTGATTTCACTGTTTTTCCCTTCAACCTGAATCGCTGCAGTCTGTTCATTGCTATCATGTTCAATTGTAAAACCGCTCAATTTCACTCCATCCGAGCGAATCATTATCGTAGAGGTGGCTTCCGCATTAACAACTATGACCGTAGGATCACCCTGAATGGTGATGTTTTTGTCAATCGTCACGGGTCCAGAATAACGACCTGATGTAAGTTCAATGACTTCTCCAGGTACAGAACGGTCAATCATAGGCTGAAGGGGAATGAGATCACGATGTCCAGAAGAGGCCATGACTGCACCATGCGGAAGGGATAGTAGAAGCAACATCATTCCGAGTAGAAAAATTAAACCTGTAACCCGACTCTTCTTACAACTGTTGAATGCATCCAAGCCTGCCCAAGGATTACTCATGATTCAAACCGCGCAATTCCGGCTTCTTGTTACAGTAGCTTATTGCTGTGGCAATGTATTCAACGGGTCTTACGTTAATCCAAAATATACGTTGGTTGTACACACCATCCCTCCATTTCACTCAAAATCAACTCTCCATGTTCCTCATCCATTGAAGCAACGTAATAAATGAAGCGTTATCACAATCCTGATCACAGTGTACTTAAAATAATATTTATTCCATATAGCTCAATTAGGCTATAGACGCTACATTTTTGTGTCGATATTGTGATGTAAATCAAAAAAAGCCGCCATATAGGCGACTTCTAAGTAATATATTATTCAAATGGATAGGTCCAAAATGTTTCTCTGCCAAAACGTTTCTTGATTTCTTCATTATTCAGCTCACGATTTCCTACAAGCTCTGCTGCCTGGAATTGTGAACGATGGGCACGAATGGATGCCATTTTTCGATCCAAAAATTCGGATACGTCAACAAATACATCCGGTTTGCCAATGTACTGTTCCTGATTATTAGCGAACGCAACGCAGTGAACCATCGGACGTTCATCCACAGGAAGTTTAGCGATTGTACGTATAACAGCGGCTCCTGTTGCATCATGATCAGGATGAACACTGTACCCTGGATAGAACGTAATGACCAGCGTGGGGTTCAACTCTTTAAGTAGCGACATGATGGTATCTTCCAGTAACTGTGGGTCTTCGAACTCCAGCATTTTATCGTGGAAACCCAGCATCCTGAGGTCCTGAATACCAATCGCTTCAGAAGCTTCGATGAGTTCCTGTTTACGGATGGCAGGCAATGTCACTCGGTTGGCAAATGGAGGAATCCCCATATTGCGCCCCATCTCGCCAAGTGTTAGACAAGCATAGGTTACATGGGCACCGCCATCTATGTATTTGGCTAACGTTCCCGATACAGAGAAAGCTTCATCATCTGGATGTGGATATACCACCAAGATGCGCTCATGCTCTTGCTCGTTGTGTGTAGTATTCATGGTTATTCAATCCTCCGCTTTCATCAGAACATCTCTCGGCTTAATTGTAACGCCACAACTAGTTTACCTTGGCTGTCGTGACCGGCGAGAATCAGTCTTTCTTGTTCCTGCTCATCAATATGTGTAAGTCCTTCGGCGTAAAGCCATCCCTGCGTCGTTTTTAGACCAACACGGTATGGACCTGTACCTGAAATGGACCCCTGCGTATATCGTATGGCCGCATTAGTAATGAATGCCGATGCTGGATGTTTTGTACTGTCCATGTGTTGTGCGTAAGCACCTGACGTAAGTTCTAGATGTACGTATAAGTCCTGATCAGCAAGATTATTGATCCGGAGCTGAATATCTTGAGGTTTAATCGGTTGCATAGCGGCCTCCTTGTCTAATGTAATTGTACGAATTTCATTTTAACATAACCAGAAGAGAATATACATGGAGTGAACCTATCGCCTCTTATAGAGCGTTCTCATGATGATTCCAGTTTGAAAACAAGAACAGATTTGCGCGTTTTTTTCTCTTTTTATTCATGGACCATATCTATATTATGAAGTGTAGGCAAAAACGCCCGTGATGAAGAACCTTAAATCTTAAATGAATCTTGCTCCAACATGTTTGGAAAGGAGTTTAACTCAACTTGAAATCTCTAATACAACTACTTCATTTTGGCTATCATCAGGCCATGAGCTGCATATTTCCCGTAGCGATCTTTGGAACACTGGCCTTGTCCAGCGTAATTCCTATTCCTTTCCTTCATCGATATGATGCCATTCTGCTCGTATTGCTTGCTGTGCAGTACCTGATGTATCGAAGCGGCTTGGAAACCAAGGATGAAATCAAGGTCATCTGTGTATTTCACATTATTGGCCTCGTATTGGAAATCTATAAAGTATGGATGGGATCATGGTCATACCCTGAGCAAGCATACAGCAAAATCCTGGGTGTCCCTCTTTATAGCGGATTCATGTATGCAAGTGTAGCCAGTTTTATGTGTCAGGTGTGGCGAAGACTGCGCATGGACATGACCGGATGGCCTGGTTTTGCACCTTCGATGCTGCTCGGTGCAGCCATCTATATTAACTTTTTCACTCATCATTTTATTCCCGATTTTCGCTGGTGGCTGACGGCGCTTGTATTTATGGTCTTCTGGAAAACCTGGATTATTTACCGGGTACGAGCAACGACCTATCGAATGCCCTTATCGCTTGCTTTTATCATTGTTGGTTTCTTCATTTGGACTGCAGAGAACATCGCTACATTCTTCAATGCCTGGAAATACCCTGATCAGCATGATGCCTGGCAACTGGTTAGCTTTAGCAAGATCAGTTCGTGGTTCCTGCTGGTCATCATCAGCGTCATCATCGTTGCTCAGCTCAAATATGTGAAGGCCAATCGAACCGCAGGTGATTCAAAGTCCAGTTAATTATTACATCCCTAGCCAAAAAACAGCAGCACTCCTAGACTGGAAAATAAGTCTTTGAATGCTGCTGCTTTTTTTGCAGTACCAAAGTATTCTTCAAACTGTTCAGTACTAGGAAAGTATTCGAAGCAACTTATAATTCCTACGTAAAAAAGCC
The nucleotide sequence above comes from Paenibacillus sp. W2I17. Encoded proteins:
- a CDS encoding ABC transporter permease, with the translated sequence MSDMIQIARREVKMGFRNPWAYSFLILFCTFSLSLLLLNSQNLVEGYSGTTGSMLNLILYLLPLMTLFLGSFSLTSEKEDGSWQLLSTYPIGTMSFIVGKYLGLSIVLITIVAFGYGLMGVISGVIGNPLDAMTYLLFLAFSCGLVLLFLTLALFIGSLSRNRWQALTISVTVWFFAVIGWPTLLLSVLGLMPYLWVKPLLVMLTLINPAELVRLYVVIKLGGGSILGPEYYRWVEWVQQPSGSWIFIGICLFWITCSVLAVYAIWERGRSHG
- a CDS encoding nitrous oxide reductase accessory protein NosL, coding for MNKGLNRRWTLVMVLMFGMVLLTACGTKYAALPINEDVDICAICKMQVKDDAYATQLTTKDGQNYKFDDIGCMNQWKTENGTDNIGMDYVRDYNDKEWIEYSKATYVYDASLRTPMAYGILNFKDKPSAEAFIAEQGVGTIMTAEDLASHDWKQNTENMDMMGEHGHGEHGHDDEGDSNEMHQEGEKKEESGH
- a CDS encoding nitrous oxide reductase family maturation protein NosD yields the protein MSNPWAGLDAFNSCKKSRVTGLIFLLGMMLLLLSLPHGAVMASSGHRDLIPLQPMIDRSVPGEVIELTSGRYSGPVTIDKNITIQGDPTVIVVNAEATSTIMIRSDGVKLSGFTIEHDSNEQTAAIQVEGKNSEITDLHIQTQGYGMIIRNSSHATIQRNNITWIGADSASSGQKGNGIDLYNSHDSYIEANEITSMRDGIYLENSRKSIVQNNRLLHTRYGIHCMYIDGSTVMDNTGEENMTGAMIMGVKNTVISGNSFRKQSTNVHSQGILLYDVHQSSVHNNVVEGNRVGMNIAESSGNEIRGNAVLRNFVGIQLVLAEANEFTRNRLVSNVIEASALDSPNNVLMENYWDSFQGLDLNQDGISEISYAINPFYEQLVSRNSAYQLFFQSPGMVFLSELFTEGREQWTTDKSPRMSMDTESDLHMSVESATGSKMVWMFGLVLLGMATFIIIYMGVLRR
- the bshB2 gene encoding bacillithiol biosynthesis deacetylase BshB2, whose product is MNTTHNEQEHERILVVYPHPDDEAFSVSGTLAKYIDGGAHVTYACLTLGEMGRNMGIPPFANRVTLPAIRKQELIEASEAIGIQDLRMLGFHDKMLEFEDPQLLEDTIMSLLKELNPTLVITFYPGYSVHPDHDATGAAVIRTIAKLPVDERPMVHCVAFANNQEQYIGKPDVFVDVSEFLDRKMASIRAHRSQFQAAELVGNRELNNEEIKKRFGRETFWTYPFE
- a CDS encoding YojF family protein, with protein sequence MQPIKPQDIQLRINNLADQDLYVHLELTSGAYAQHMDSTKHPASAFITNAAIRYTQGSISGTGPYRVGLKTTQGWLYAEGLTHIDEQEQERLILAGHDSQGKLVVALQLSREMF
- a CDS encoding DUF817 domain-containing protein yields the protein MKSLIQLLHFGYHQAMSCIFPVAIFGTLALSSVIPIPFLHRYDAILLVLLAVQYLMYRSGLETKDEIKVICVFHIIGLVLEIYKVWMGSWSYPEQAYSKILGVPLYSGFMYASVASFMCQVWRRLRMDMTGWPGFAPSMLLGAAIYINFFTHHFIPDFRWWLTALVFMVFWKTWIIYRVRATTYRMPLSLAFIIVGFFIWTAENIATFFNAWKYPDQHDAWQLVSFSKISSWFLLVIISVIIVAQLKYVKANRTAGDSKSS